DNA from Roseimicrobium sp. ORNL1:
CGGCGGAGGCTCCACAAAGATGCTGATATTGAACCTGCCTGCATTCCCACGAAACTGAAACGAGCCCCCGGCATAGTCGTTATCAGCATGCTGCAGCACAGGCCCCTGAAAGCTGATCTGCCAGCCAAGGCCAACGACCGGGACCTTGATCTCCGCAGCGGATGCCGCAGAGACCAATCCAAAGAGGAATAACAAGCAACGAAATCGCATGAGGTGAATGTGCAGGTGAAGAGTGAGGCGGCCCATCCTATCGAATATCCGGACACTACATCACAACACTCCTTCTTTGGCGATGCATTTGAATTCTGACACGCCTCCCACGAAGGCAACAGCTTGTCTTCTCGTGAGACACGGGCTTTGATAGTCGCTCGCATGAAGCACCTCTCTCCCACCTCCGACGCTGCACGCGCTCTCGCCTCTGGCCGTTATCGCATCCGCAAGCTGGATACTGCTGGCCTGGCAGCCGTGCCCATACCCTGGATGCGTGAGGCTGGCTGGAATCCCGGCCTGCATGATGCGGAGACCTTCATCACTGCCGACCCTGATGGCTTCCTGGTCGGTGAACTCGATGGCCAGCCCATCGCCACGGTCAGTGGTGTGCGCTATGATGACACCTTCGGCTTCCTTGGTTGCTACATTGTGCAGGAGCCCTTTCGAGGCCTGGGCTACGGCATGGCCATCCATGAAGCCGCGCGACGACATCTGGAAGGCTGCACCCAGGGTGGTGACGGTGTGCTGGAGAACGTGGAGAAATACAAACAAATCGGCCGCGTGTATGCCTACCGCAATGCGCGATACGAGGGCGTGAAGCAAACTCCTGACTGGAAGCCGGGCACGCCATTGAGCGACGTGCGCGAAGTGCCTTGGGAGAAAATCGAAGCACTGGATCGCGCGTGCTTCCCGGCGCCACGCAGTGCGTTCCTCAAGACATGGATCCACCAGGCCGATGCCTTTGCGCTCGCGGCAGCAGGTGCTGATTCGGCCGCAGAAGGATACGGCGTCATTCGCAAATGCTACAGTGGCTGGAAGATTGGTCCCCTCTTTGCGAAGGACGCCGAGACCGCAGAAAATCTGTTCCGCGGATTGGTGGATCGCATTCCTGTCGGAGATGCCTTTGTGCTGGATATCGCCGAGCCGAATGCAGCTGCCAGGGATCTCGTGGCCCGCTATGGCATGCGCGAGGTCTTCGCCACCGCACGCATGTACACGGGCCCTTTTCCCCAGGTCAATCTGGATTGGGTGTATGGCGTGACGACCTTTGAGCTGGGGTGAGGCAAGGATGGCAGTCTGAAAAGGGCATTACGCTCAAGCTGATACAT
Protein-coding regions in this window:
- a CDS encoding GNAT family N-acetyltransferase, whose protein sequence is MKHLSPTSDAARALASGRYRIRKLDTAGLAAVPIPWMREAGWNPGLHDAETFITADPDGFLVGELDGQPIATVSGVRYDDTFGFLGCYIVQEPFRGLGYGMAIHEAARRHLEGCTQGGDGVLENVEKYKQIGRVYAYRNARYEGVKQTPDWKPGTPLSDVREVPWEKIEALDRACFPAPRSAFLKTWIHQADAFALAAAGADSAAEGYGVIRKCYSGWKIGPLFAKDAETAENLFRGLVDRIPVGDAFVLDIAEPNAAARDLVARYGMREVFATARMYTGPFPQVNLDWVYGVTTFELG